The DNA region TCTCAAGTACTTCAGGATATTCTTAGCTGCACTCCAATGTGCTTCTCCAGGACTTGATTGGTATCTGCTACACATGCTCAATGCATATGCAACATCTGGacgtgtacataccatggcatacatgatagatcctatGGCAGAGGCATAAGGGATCTTGCTCATTTTCTCAAGTTCATCAGATGTTTTAGGACACTGCGTCTTGCTGAGATATACACCATGTTGAACGGGTAAAAATCCCTTTTTAGAATCTTGCATCTTGAATCttttaagaatcttatcaatataaattCCTTGACTCAGTCCAAGTAGCCTTttagatctatctctatagatcttGATTCCAAGAATGTACTCAGCatttcctaagtctttcattgagaagCATTTCATCAGCCATTCTTTGACGGACTCTAGCATCGGAATGTCAttcccaataagtagtatgtcatccacatataatACTAGGAAATTTATCTTACTCCCACTAAACCTTTTGTAAACACAAGGATCCTCTTcgcatctaatgaattcaaactctttgatcttttcatcaaatcgaaagttccaactcctggatgcttgcttaagtccataaatTGACTTCTTGAGCTTACATACTTTCCCAGCATAATTCGGATCTACAAAACCTTcaggttgtgtcatgtacacatcctcttccaaaaaaccatttagaaaggctgttttgacatccatttgccatatctcatagtcataatatgcagcaatagctaggattatcctaatggatctaatcatAACAACTGGTGAAAATGTCTCATCATAGTCTATACCATGAATTTGTCTATAACCTTTGGCAACTAATCTTGCCTTGTGAATAGATTTATTTCCATCTTTGTCATTTTTGAGTTTGAAGATCCATTTGCACCCTATGGGTTTGACCCCATTTGGCAAATCTATCAAgtcccatacttgattttcaaacatcgaaTCCATTTCGGACCTCATGGCTTCAAGCCATTTATTGGAGTCTGGACCCATCATTGCTTGATTATAGGTGGAAGGCTCATTATGTTCTAACATAAGAACATCAAGGCTTgcatttaagatgaaatcattATAACGTCTTGGCATAACCCTTGGCCTTTCCGATCTACGAGtgggttcaacttgttcaacGACTGAATCCGGAATATGATCCACAACAGTTTGTAGATCCTCTTGTTCAGGTTCTTGGATGATCTGAGTCCTTATCCCTTCATAAGTATTTATCTCATCATTGACATCATCCATGACATCATCCATGTCAtcttgttgttgagtttgttgctcATCATCATTTTGACATGattcaagatgaatatttctcccACTTAACTTGTTGGAAAGAaactctctttccaaaaagacaCTATCCCTTGCAACGAATATCTTTTGCTGTGTTGGATTGTAGAAATAATATCCAAAACTTCCTTTTGGATACCCTATAAAGAAACATTTATCTGACTTGGGGGCAAGTTTATCTGTCTGTAAACGTTTTAcataagcttcacatccccatattttcagaaaagacaactttggaacttttccagtccatatctcatatggagttttgtCTATAGTTTTTGACGGAGTCCTATTTAGTGTCAGTACAGCGGTAGTAAGGGCATATCCCCAGAGGGAAATCGGAAGATTgacaaaactcatcattgatcggaccatgtctaacaaggtcctgtttctcctttcagatACACCATTTAGCTGTGGTGTTCCTGGGGTTGACAATTGTGTTACTATACCACaatttttcaaatgatgatcaaaatCATGGCTCATGTAttcaccaccacgatcagatcGAAGTGCTTTGATTTTCTTGCCACATTGAGTCTCTACTTCATATTGAAATTCTTTGAACTTTTCAAAGGATTCTGATTTATGTGACATAAGGTAAACATACCCATATCTACTCATGTCATCagtaaatgtgatgaagtaCTTATAACCACCTTTAGCTTCTGTACTCATTGGCCCACATACATCAGTATGTATTATATTCAATAGTTCAGTAGCCCTTTCAAAATTTCTTTTGAAAGGTGACCTTGTCATTTTACCCATCAGACACGATTCACATGTTATAATGGATTCATAATCCATATCTTTTAAAATTCCATCTCTATGGAGCTTCTTCATGCGATTCATACTAATGTGACCTAATCGACAATGCCATAGATAGGTTTCACTCAAATTATTTGgtttttgtcttttgttatttatgttatataattcTGATTTAAGATCTATTTCAAAAATCCCATTATTCATATGAGCAGTtgcatagaaaatattattcttagaaACAGAAATACACCCATTCTTAAGGCTAAAATCAAAACCATCATAATGCAATGCACCAACCGAAACAAGGTTCTTGGTAATACACAGAACATGATAACAATTATTAAGTTCAAATGTTAAACCGGAAGATAGAGACAGACAAAAAACTCCTACAGTAAGTGCAGCAACACTTGCTCCATTTGCAACGCGCAAGTCTATCTCCCCTTCCTTCACCCGCCTTCTATTTCTTAGTCCCTGTACATTTGAAATAATGTGAACACCACATGCTGTATCAAATACCCAAGTGGGACCATTATCTAATGTATGGACATTGGTTGTCATTAtatcaataacataaatacctgAAGTGGAACTCACAGTTCCGTTCTTCTTATCTTCAAGATATTTGGGACAGTTTCTCTTCTAGTGACCCTTGGCCTTACAATAAAAACAATCATGTTCAGAAGCTACTCTTGGTTTCTCATCACCCTTGGGTTTTGCAACTTGTTTACCTTTTCTTTGgtaattgtttttattcttagCCATTTTCTTAAAATCCTTCCCACTATTGACATTCAGAACTTCATTCCTCTTGTCATCAGTGATATTGCCTTCTGCATTTTAAGCAGGTTGTGGAGTTCATTTAGATCATGCTTTAGTccattcatatggtattgcaTTCTAAAAGGTGCAAAACCATCGTGTAAGGATCTAAGAACGATATCCGTGGCCAACTCTTGGTCATAAGGGGTCCCCAAATCTTCCATCCTATTGAACAGCCCAGTTAGACTAATCACATGAGGACTTACGGGTTTCCCTTTCACAAGTCTGCTATCAAGTATAGCCTTGTGAGTTTCATATCGTTCAATCCTTGCCTGATCCTGAAACAGAGTTTTCAGCTCAGTTGTGATGGTATAAGCATCGGAACTCAAAAACCTCTTCTGCAAATCAGGTTCCATTGCAGCAAGCATTAAGCAAGTGACAGGTAAAGCCTCAATTTTCAATTGGGTTTCTGTTGCCTTCTCCTCGTCAGACGAGGTATCAGTCACTTTTGGAATAGGGGTAGTAAGAACGTCCTCACGTCCCTCGGACCTCAGAATTATCCTCAGATTCCTTTCCCAATCTAGGAAATTAGTCCCATTTAACTTGTTTTTCTCAATAATGGAGCGCAGggagaatttcaaattatcgttTGCCATTATCtacaatatgttatttaaatacaaCTTAATTAGTTTATGTATTGACAATGCAAACACTTGTGATAAACAATTTAACAGGAGTGAATGcgcattttattcaaattattatagttCCTTTCTGAACAAAATGATTCCAAGATCCCATTTGATAAAAGTCTAACGTACTTTTGCACTGCCTTAGACCTTGTATATTCAGGgtaagtaaacaatatttacTAATCATAACTTCTttataattcttggttgatAATCTAAATCCAATTTAGAGTCATCCCTATACCTCAAGATCCAAGACTTGGTATTGGTCTCTTATTGGGTACAACCATATCAATGTTTATTAATCCCTTATATAGATTCACCCTCAAGAGTATACAGTAGAGGAAAGACACAATCGCATTTGCGAAACCCATCTAACCAAAATAATACCGTAAACTGCTTGGGTTATGATGTGGAAAGGTATTTTCCCAATTTCTTTAGGAACTAAAATCTTTcattggttttattttaaaagtgaaaaaaatagttataaataaaaccaaaacaatGTATATTAAAACATGTAATCTTTTCTACGGATCACTATCCTTCAAGGTTCAACATGGAGTAATTTTCAAGAGTATTAATCTTGAACTtgcattttcttttcttaacttttgagaaaaagtaaataatataaatcatatttatatattttaattctaaacAAAACTTATTATAATTCATAACAAGATCAATTAACTGTATATTACGAATAATatcatcatattataattaatcattaactTGTTAGATTATTATTCAGATTGCATCAAATAGTTCTATCAGTTTATGCaacctagctctgataccattgtTGTTTTTGATTAGGTATATGTGCGGAAATTTtagatctaatctaaaataCCTAATCATTGATATAAAAGCATAACTGATAGAATAAACATACAGCTTGAAATggtatacctttgatgcgtgaatttGACAGATCTGGTTGATTGGATCAGGATCAGAGCCCCACTTGTTGCTCCTCTATTTGGTCCACACGAGTTCTAATAGATCCGGTTACCGTCGATTGCTAGATCGTAGGATAACCAAAGGAAACAATCTGATTGCTTGCTTTCAGAATCAAGAGCACCCTTTTGTTCTAAAGAACTTCTCTCCAGCTATAGAAAAAGGGGGATGGGGAAGTTTTTGTGTGTCTCATTGATTATCGAATAATCATCCTTTTAAATGCCCTTCTCACCTTGGAAAATTTATTTCCCTTTTAATTGTCATGTAAGAAACCTTCCACCTTCCTTTTTGATAAACCGTAACATATTTAtgacaataaaatatgttataattttatctttcataaatatatcctcaatatatatatttatttctttcttgctTAAACGTCTTTaacaatatctaatatattgttTATCCACAAAGTTactcttttatttcaaaataaaaggaataatatatattactaatatctaatatattagtaatataatCATTCTCATTTCATCTATTGGTAAACCCTATATGTGTGACCTCGTaggacccaattataatagctGTAGGTATTACCCTATTAATcatagttggcttctagcaaagcactacgactcctaaaataattggattaaattaattttcttaattgtcCTATTCAcatttagtcattgcacattgaATTAAAGGACATAATTCCTTCACATCTTTGTATTCCAAGTTCCATTCAAAATCAAAAGTTGtgaaatgaaacaaaaagaATATTACATTCCAATCATATTACAATCCAatcatattttcttcaaattactACCATATACATTTTATGAAGGATTGATTGTTCTTACTTATCAGTAAGAACAACTTATTCTATTTGGTGCATGCATAAGAGAAAACATACCTTAATGAGTTCTAAAATGCGCCTTTTGTTTTTTATGCACAAGTAACTTTCTTGTTTCATAGacaatttgtaaatatatctcAGAAGTTTGAAGTCAATTATTAACACACATCTtctatttaactttcatttcttattattttagttttttttttttttgtgtagaAACATATCTTctcatttatttacaatttaagTTGACTCAATATTACTTAAAAACATTCTCCTCAATAATTCAACTCATATTTTTACTGgtctaataaaattaacacatatataaacaaataaattttaaaccaGTTGTAATAATAAAAGTGGGATGAAACTATacacaatttattttgttatatccTAAAGTCTTAAATGTTAAACTTTTGAAGATCTAATTAGACAtaagaaacattttttaaacattacaCCTCTTAACTCGAGATCAATCTTGAACTAGAGTTTTAGTAACAATCTCAATTCCATATTTCGAATAATTTATCaaggaattttttttattttctactcTTAACTCCAAGTTATATGTTGCATATAGAAATTTCCCATAATAAAACATCAGTCTATCTAGAAAATCAAACATTCAGCTAGTGCATGCATGTGTATgcaaaatgatgtttataatttGGTGCGCTAGTCATTACCTTTTTCTGAATCCCCATAAACAAGTCTTGTTCTGTAGTACTTAAATTCTCCCTACAACAAATCAACACACTccatacatttttatatatattactatataGTATTTTATACATGGTTAAAACAGTTGTGGATTAACAAGTGAGTAATGGAGAGAAGTtaagtttattaatttcttttgcATGATACAGTAATTAAATATACTTTCCTTAATTAACTCATAGTTcatatgtttctttttttttctttcctttttttttttttatcaattttgaaacattaaaaaaattgaatatatagcCTTGTCATCTGAAGATTTTATTACTGtaactaattttcttttgaaatgtaacattctttttttttgttattcatcTTATAATTGGCACGAATAACTGAATAATTCTATTGTGGGGATTCTAAACCATGAATTAGTGAAAGAGGCATGCTGAAATATAAAGGCAGGTATTAATGTGTATTCTAGAGAATCCTTTTAGTGTCGTGTTTGGCATTCACTCTCATTATTGTCATCTATAGTTTTTAgatgtaaattatattataaaaggaGAGTTGAAGATGTTTATAATAATTCTCCTGTTAATTTTgttgattatattatatattgttttttacaGATTCCATTGTTTGGCATTCACTATGGCTAGTGTCAAGTATAGTTTCTAGATGTAAGTTATATGGTAAAAAGGAGAGTCAATGTTTATAAAACTTTTCTGTTAAATttgttgattataattatatatttattgctTTTTACGGATTCATAAATCACAATTTATTTgctcaaattttcaatttaacgTGCATATAGGTGCTTCAAATTTGTAGAATTTTCATCAATTTAGTGTAAAATCTCAATTTCAACTTTAATTGATTCCAATGTAATATAGTAATTTTCCATGATTCTCCTAACCTCCAAAAGTTGTGTAAGACATGGCTCTAAGTTTATAGCAAGAGAAACATAATTAACTTCAAAATACCAAATTCCATTGGTCCATAATCTATACACCTCAACTCATGAAATTCTTCATCAATAAACTCACTAATTAATATCATCCAGACTCAGGGAGAAACACATTAAACCATTGATATGGTAAGAGTTTCAATAATTTCTAAATTGAAttttcaccttgttgttctgtCCACAAACCCAACCAAACATAGTGGCCTTGGATTCTCATTTCACAACATTTTCAATTCAACCATTTCATTTCAACATTATTAGTTACTTCAACTTTAACCACTGCCATCACACATGTGTTCTTAACATCCAATTCAAAGTTCACCTCATAATAATTGTATAATTGACTACTTTGTCGTAAAATATATTCACatcacacaaaataaaaatgaacttACATTTTTCAGGACAAACGAAGTTagatagtttttttattaacttattgtGAAATGAAAATGGTATGTACACCTACAATAGTCatgataaacaaaaattaaacaaatacatTAACATATATAAGTAGGAGGGAGATTAGAGGACCAAAAAATTCATTGAAACTCTATACTAGCCCCATACGCAAACCAAcccattattaaaatattcattattgaCACAAGCCTTGTCAATTCATATTTGCTAAGTTAATTTCTGGCATTCAAAAAACATAACGAAGAAGCAAATAACaactaaaaatagaaatatgtaCCCAACATATGTCAACGAACCTCGACATGTCGAAAAGATCATTGTAATATTTGCAAATGATACTAGACCGCCTTATTCCACTTTAAtgcttatataaatatatgtgtaTGCTAGATAAATAGTATTTGGAATAAAAATATACCTCAAttcaattaaacaataatagttGAACAAATACAATATTGTGGGTATCAATGTTTGGCCAAAGGTTTTTTACCTAAAGATTATCCCATAAATAACATGCATAATATGAGCCTATTAAGAAACTAATGTGTTGACATGATCTCATAATCACAATttcattagaaaataattgaagttaAAGCTGAAACTAGTTTTTGGATGGTGTTCTAATAATTTTCTAggtgtaattatttattttttagtatataagTCATGATccaaataaatttcatttttagatCATTGTAATTAACAAACATAATTGTGAAAATATTGCCAATTAAGTGTATTTGAGTGATTACCTACTTGGCGATGTAAAAGTATAAACTAGGCTTTTTTTCATCGCATACTTTATCATTTCCATAAGCATTTACCCCAAGTAGTTGGGGGTTGTTTATATCTCAACAAAAAGgttatttatgtttatctagaaatttgtaatttcatttatttagttttcttCTAGTTATTCGTATAAATTCCATTCTccttgtaataatttattatctccaaaaatatttaaaattcctCTATTCAAATCACTACAATAACACATATAGGTTTTTCCAAATCATGAATCATAATCAAGATAATCAAATTAATGTGATAACATATAGGTTCACAATAATATCTGGTAATATATGTGTAGGCAAGGTTTGTTAATATATAGGCAAGGGATATATGaatattttctgtttttaagtTCTTAGGAGTATAGAAACTATAGTTGTCTTATTACGTGAGATTTTGATGCAGAACTAAATGTATAACCTAAACCAAAAAAACGAAGCCATTAGACATCTAGGAGTTACCTTGCCATGATCTGTGAGAATAGGGAGCACTAAATCAAAAGGCTTGGAAATCTTTAATTGAACAAAAAATATCTTTGTGATTTCATTAAAAACGTCAAATATTATAAGCATTcagattaatattaatataggaaATCACgagtcaaatatttatttacgaAAATTGTTGCAAGGAAATCACGAGTCAATTTAGacaaataaagtttaaaatgaatgtagataacaaaataaaaatgtttttataatttcttttcaaCTAATGCAAAGATGTGATCAATCGCTTACAAATGAATAACTATCACTTACATTAAGGGCAGTGGGCACTAACATTTCTACCTTCAACCTTCATGATAAGTGCATCAGGTGTAATGAATGGTTAGAATTCCATGTTGATatcacataaaaaatattatgcatcTCATCAAAGGTCGTTTGAAATTTCTAAACTAATTGTCTAATTTTTCTCATAATGTATTCCTATCATAGTTGACAATACCAATTATATCTagaataatatacaaaataaatctatttaaattaatgtggTATAACTTCcattatatattgattaaatattattaaaaaatctcaataaataattttattattatcttatcttttattttaaatcaattatgatTATGAGTGAAACGTTAGAATCCTCATATTGATTACTAAAATGTTTTTAGTTATTTTCTTGCCTATATAC from Impatiens glandulifera chromosome 5, dImpGla2.1, whole genome shotgun sequence includes:
- the LOC124939172 gene encoding uncharacterized protein LOC124939172; amino-acid sequence: MANDNLKFSLRSIIEKNKLNGTNFLDWERNLRIILRSEGREDVLTTPIPKVTDTSSDEEKATETQLKIEALPVTCLMLAAMEPDLQKRFLSSDAYTITTELKTLFQDQARIERYETHKAILDSRLVKGKPVSPHVISLTGLFNRMEDLGTPYDQELATDIVLRSLHDGFAPFRMQYHMNGLKHDLNELHNLLKMQKAISLMTRGMKF